From the genome of Candidatus Promineifilum breve, one region includes:
- a CDS encoding FAD-binding and (Fe-S)-binding domain-containing protein: MPPARPMVERIADFSAECRRHVAGELRDDLTTRVLYSSDASLYQLMPLAVLIPRTIEDVIAAVALAAAHGLPVLPRAAGTSLAGQAVNEALVIDFSRHLDAILAIDPAARTARVQPGVVLDDLDAALRPYGLQFGPDPASSNRSTIGGAVANNATGSHSLLYGMTADHVRGMRVVLSDGSPAELSAATRQGRGSSEFRIANWVDRLLADPAHRQMIRDGTPRYWRRCGGYNLDRLLGDGSPDLAQLVCGSEGTLAVMTEITVGLVPRPAHSGLALVEFDTLASALAAVPAILDTGPSAVELLDNLSLALCRDVPEYARLLASVITGQPHCLLVVEYQGESAAAVGAGVERLAARLERDAPGATGLTRALTPAAQAAVWRVRKVSLGLLMSMRGDVKPVPFIEDAAVPVEHLGEYVRQIEEYCAGLGTPITYYAHAGAGCLHIRPLINRRRAAEIAKMPDIARFAAGLVQGYGGALSSEHGDGRTRSWLNESFHGPALYDLFRKVKRAFDPDNRLNPGIIVDAGPMTVGLRPVAHDDSVPHLSFRDYEGNDEEKFRIVKFSPSDTLPTNPVLPPTSNPSNQPHDSNRSTIPIDQPATTANKSFNLSSQPRPAAVPLPPPSDHMADNDPITPSGFARAIEMCNGAGICRQRSSGTMCPSFMVTRDEEHSTRGRANALRAALAGVLPVAALTSPRMYAVMDLCIGCKACKAECPSAVDMARLKIEFLARYQAVHGVSRRARFFGHAATLNRLGSGAAAPLANAVLQSAAGRRVMNQLFGLAPQRPLPSLARQTFAAWWRARRPPVIADAKGEIALLIDPFTNYNEPRVGMAAVAFFEAVGVRVVVAPAVDDGRPLLSKGLVSEARRAAERAMRALWPLVERGLPIVGLEPSSLLTLRDEYLYLLPDDPRVAAVAGRALTFEEYVADLAERHDLRPYFAPAERRVLLHGHCHQKALVGSGPARRALALPPGYTVEEVDSGCCGMAGSFGYEAEHYAISLQMAERRLLPAVRAAGEATIIAAAGVSCRQQIAQGSGRVALHPAEVLAKALVD, encoded by the coding sequence AATTGCGCGACGACCTGACCACGCGCGTATTGTATAGCAGCGACGCCAGCCTGTACCAGTTAATGCCGTTGGCGGTGCTCATCCCGCGCACGATTGAGGACGTCATCGCCGCCGTGGCCCTGGCCGCCGCCCATGGCCTGCCGGTGTTGCCGCGCGCCGCCGGCACCAGCCTGGCCGGGCAGGCGGTCAACGAGGCACTGGTCATTGACTTCAGCCGCCATCTGGATGCCATCCTCGCCATCGACCCCGCGGCGCGGACGGCGCGGGTGCAGCCGGGGGTGGTGCTCGACGACCTGGACGCGGCACTGCGGCCCTACGGCCTGCAATTCGGCCCCGACCCGGCCAGCAGCAACCGCTCGACCATCGGCGGCGCGGTCGCCAACAACGCCACCGGCAGCCATTCGCTGCTCTATGGCATGACCGCCGATCACGTGCGCGGGATGCGGGTCGTCCTGAGCGATGGGTCGCCGGCCGAGCTATCGGCCGCCACGCGACAGGGCAGGGGCAGCAGCGAATTTCGTATAGCAAATTGGGTTGACCGACTGCTGGCCGACCCGGCCCACCGGCAGATGATTCGCGACGGCACGCCGCGCTACTGGCGGCGCTGCGGCGGCTACAATCTCGACCGGCTGCTGGGGGATGGGTCGCCCGACCTGGCCCAACTGGTCTGCGGCTCGGAGGGCACGCTGGCGGTGATGACCGAGATCACCGTCGGTCTCGTGCCGCGCCCGGCGCATAGCGGGTTGGCGCTGGTGGAGTTCGACACGTTGGCTAGTGCGCTGGCCGCCGTGCCCGCCATCCTGGACACGGGGCCGTCGGCCGTCGAGTTGCTGGACAACCTTAGCCTGGCGCTATGCCGTGACGTGCCGGAATATGCCCGTTTGCTGGCCTCGGTCATCACCGGGCAGCCCCATTGCCTGCTGGTCGTCGAATACCAGGGGGAGAGTGCGGCGGCGGTGGGGGCGGGTGTGGAGCGGCTGGCGGCGCGGCTGGAACGGGACGCGCCGGGGGCTACCGGGCTGACGCGGGCGCTGACCCCGGCGGCGCAGGCGGCGGTGTGGCGGGTGCGCAAGGTGAGCCTGGGCCTGCTGATGTCGATGCGCGGCGACGTGAAGCCGGTGCCGTTCATCGAGGACGCGGCCGTGCCCGTGGAGCATCTGGGCGAGTATGTGCGCCAAATTGAGGAATACTGCGCCGGGCTGGGCACGCCCATCACCTATTACGCCCATGCCGGGGCGGGCTGCCTGCACATCCGGCCGCTCATCAACCGGCGGCGGGCGGCCGAGATCGCCAAGATGCCCGACATCGCCCGCTTCGCCGCCGGGCTGGTGCAGGGCTACGGCGGGGCGCTGTCGAGCGAGCACGGCGACGGACGCACGCGCAGTTGGCTCAACGAGAGCTTCCACGGCCCGGCGCTCTACGACCTGTTCCGGAAGGTGAAGCGCGCCTTCGACCCGGACAACCGGCTCAATCCGGGGATTATCGTGGACGCCGGGCCGATGACGGTAGGGCTGCGGCCGGTGGCCCATGACGATTCTGTGCCCCATTTGTCATTCAGGGATTATGAAGGGAATGACGAAGAGAAATTTCGCATAGTGAAATTTTCACCCTCCGACACCCTGCCTACTAACCCGGTTCTCCCCCCAACTTCCAACCCTTCCAACCAACCCCACGATTCCAATCGTTCCACCATTCCGATTGACCAACCGGCAACCACTGCCAACAAATCCTTTAACCTGTCGTCCCAACCCCGGCCCGCTGCCGTTCCCCTTCCGCCACCTTCCGACCATATGGCGGACAACGACCCCATCACCCCCTCCGGCTTCGCCCGCGCCATCGAGATGTGCAACGGCGCGGGCATCTGCCGCCAGCGCAGCAGCGGCACGATGTGCCCCAGCTTCATGGTGACGCGCGACGAGGAGCACAGCACCCGCGGCCGGGCCAATGCTTTGCGGGCGGCGCTGGCGGGGGTGTTGCCGGTCGCCGCGCTGACCAGCCCGCGGATGTACGCGGTCATGGATCTGTGCATCGGCTGCAAGGCGTGCAAGGCGGAGTGCCCCTCGGCCGTCGATATGGCCCGGCTCAAGATCGAATTCCTGGCCCGCTATCAGGCGGTGCATGGCGTTTCGCGGCGGGCGCGCTTCTTCGGCCATGCCGCAACGCTGAACCGGCTGGGCAGCGGGGCGGCGGCCCCCCTCGCCAACGCGGTATTGCAGTCGGCCGCCGGGCGGCGGGTGATGAACCAATTGTTCGGCCTGGCTCCCCAGCGGCCGTTGCCGTCGCTGGCCCGGCAGACGTTCGCGGCCTGGTGGCGGGCGCGCCGTCCGCCGGTCATCGCCGACGCCAAGGGCGAGATCGCGCTGCTGATCGACCCATTCACCAATTACAACGAGCCGCGGGTGGGGATGGCCGCGGTGGCGTTTTTCGAGGCGGTGGGGGTGCGGGTGGTCGTCGCCCCGGCTGTTGATGACGGGCGGCCGTTGCTATCGAAAGGGCTGGTCAGCGAGGCGCGGCGGGCGGCCGAGCGGGCGATGCGGGCGCTGTGGCCGCTGGTGGAGCGCGGGCTGCCCATCGTGGGGCTGGAGCCGAGCAGCCTGCTGACGTTGCGCGATGAGTATCTCTATCTGCTGCCCGATGACCCGCGCGTGGCCGCCGTGGCCGGGCGGGCGCTGACGTTTGAGGAGTACGTGGCCGACCTGGCCGAGCGCCACGACTTGCGGCCGTATTTCGCCCCGGCCGAGCGCCGGGTGCTGCTCCACGGCCATTGCCACCAGAAGGCGCTGGTCGGCAGCGGCCCGGCGCGGCGGGCGCTGGCCTTGCCGCCGGGCTATACGGTGGAGGAGGTCGATTCGGGCTGTTGCGGCATGGCCGGATCGTTCGGCTATGAGGCTGAGCATTACGCCATCTCGCTGCAAATGGCCGAGCGGCGTCTGTTGCCGGCAGTGCGGGCGGCCGGCGAGGCGACGATTATCGCCGCCGCCGGGGTCAGTTGCCGGCAGCAGATCGCGCAGGGGAGCGGGCGGGTGGCGCTGCACCCGGCGGAGGTGTTGGCGAAGGCGTTGGTTGATTAA
- a CDS encoding protease inhibitor I42 family protein: MPNYRNCLRLFFLATLLILPAACGGDAQPENVYIADAADDGQTVTMAVGDALQVMLAENPTTGYVWAIVTNDDAVLRLSDEPAYEAESDALGAGGTRTFLFNAVGAGTSVLRLVNARQQATAVEPAATFEITVQVSD; this comes from the coding sequence ATGCCCAATTATCGCAATTGCTTACGATTATTCTTTTTGGCGACATTGCTCATCCTGCCGGCTGCCTGTGGCGGCGACGCACAACCGGAGAACGTCTACATCGCCGACGCGGCCGACGACGGCCAGACGGTGACCATGGCCGTGGGCGACGCCTTGCAGGTGATGCTGGCCGAGAACCCGACGACCGGCTACGTCTGGGCTATCGTCACCAACGACGACGCCGTCCTGCGCCTGAGCGACGAACCGGCCTACGAGGCCGAGAGCGACGCCCTCGGCGCGGGCGGCACGCGCACCTTCCTGTTCAACGCGGTCGGCGCGGGCACGAGTGTGCTGCGGCTGGTGAACGCCCGGCAACAGGCGACGGCCGTGGAGCCGGCGGCCACGTTTGAGATAACGGTGCAAGTCAGTGACTAG
- a CDS encoding ABC transporter substrate-binding protein, whose translation MRKLAVLFVCLLCLAACQSDPAPVSFMVFGDAAEFAAYEALVAAFEESQTGVDVTLTHIPSQGDYRTRLATDFAAGTPPDVSLLSYRRFGAFAAADQLEPLGAYLDDSDVIARDDFYPITLDSFTWGGELACIPQNISSLVVYYNRDLFTAAGVPEPADDWTWDDFLAAAQTLTLDLDGDGVTDQYGAGVEASLYRISPFVWQNGGRIVDDPANPSQLGLTREPSLVAFEWFVALQTEHGVVPNREAEASMDSETRFINGTTAMYLNSRRGTPTYRESAAFDWDVAPLPRGTQAAGVLHSDAYCLSAAAANKDAAWEFIEFANSPAGQTIVARSGRTVPSLIAVAESEAFLDPAVRPARSRVFLDTIPDLQMVPLLSTWAEIENTATEEIERAFFGDISAEEAAILARDRTEEYFTLALRP comes from the coding sequence ATGCGAAAATTAGCTGTCCTATTTGTCTGCCTGCTTTGCCTCGCCGCCTGTCAATCAGACCCGGCCCCCGTCTCCTTCATGGTCTTCGGCGACGCGGCCGAGTTCGCCGCCTATGAAGCCCTCGTCGCCGCCTTCGAGGAATCGCAGACCGGCGTGGATGTGACCCTGACCCACATCCCGTCCCAGGGCGACTACCGCACCCGCCTGGCGACCGACTTCGCCGCCGGGACGCCGCCCGATGTCTCGCTGCTCAGCTACCGCCGCTTCGGAGCCTTCGCCGCCGCCGACCAACTGGAGCCGCTCGGTGCCTACCTTGACGACAGCGACGTCATCGCCCGCGACGATTTCTACCCCATCACGTTGGACTCCTTCACCTGGGGCGGCGAACTGGCCTGCATCCCCCAGAATATCTCCAGCCTGGTCGTCTACTACAACCGCGACCTGTTCACCGCCGCCGGCGTGCCCGAACCGGCCGACGACTGGACCTGGGACGACTTCCTGGCCGCGGCCCAGACGTTGACCCTTGACCTGGACGGCGACGGCGTGACCGATCAATACGGCGCGGGCGTCGAGGCCTCGCTCTATCGCATCTCCCCCTTCGTCTGGCAGAACGGCGGCCGCATTGTCGATGACCCGGCCAACCCCAGCCAGTTGGGCCTGACCCGCGAGCCGTCGCTGGTGGCCTTCGAGTGGTTCGTCGCCCTGCAAACGGAGCACGGCGTCGTGCCTAACCGCGAAGCCGAAGCGTCGATGGACAGCGAGACGCGCTTTATCAACGGCACGACGGCCATGTACCTGAACAGCCGGCGCGGCACGCCCACCTATCGCGAATCGGCCGCCTTCGATTGGGACGTGGCCCCCCTGCCGCGCGGCACACAGGCCGCCGGCGTGCTCCATAGCGACGCCTACTGCCTCTCGGCCGCCGCCGCCAACAAGGACGCCGCCTGGGAGTTCATCGAATTCGCCAATTCGCCCGCCGGGCAGACCATCGTCGCCCGCAGCGGCCGCACCGTGCCCTCGCTCATCGCCGTGGCCGAATCCGAGGCCTTCCTCGACCCCGCCGTGCGCCCGGCCCGCAGTCGCGTCTTCCTCGACACCATCCCCGACCTGCAAATGGTGCCCCTGCTCAGCACCTGGGCCGAGATCGAGAACACGGCCACCGAGGAGATCGAGCGCGCCTTCTTCGGCGACATCAGCGCCGAGGAAGCGGCCATTCTGGCCCGCGACCGCACCGAGGAGTACTTCACGCTGGCCCTGCGCCCCTAG
- a CDS encoding carbohydrate ABC transporter permease — MFLAAFRPPGQPLASALWPARPSLDNFQRLFAVLPIGRFTLNSLLVVVAAVPLTLLTASWAGFAMARLPRPTQRRWVLLSFMALMVPGVALWSSRFLVYHRLGIGGTLAALIAPALMGSSPFFVLMFYRAFRRIPSAVYDAARLDGAGVLATWGRVALPIARPTAVAVAVLTFILYWGDFLSPLLYLDDARRYTLPVGLQLLEQLGRSDYPLLMAGAVWATLAPLALVVVAALAVALVERQHVGRVGNPPLQPPHTNPLLQPKPSDDAP; from the coding sequence ATGTTCCTGGCCGCCTTCCGCCCGCCCGGCCAGCCGTTGGCCTCGGCCTTGTGGCCGGCGCGGCCGTCGCTCGACAACTTCCAGCGCCTCTTCGCCGTCCTGCCCATCGGCCGCTTCACGCTCAATTCGCTGCTGGTGGTCGTGGCCGCCGTGCCCCTGACCCTCCTGACCGCCTCCTGGGCCGGCTTCGCCATGGCCCGGCTGCCCCGCCCGACCCAGCGGCGCTGGGTGCTGTTGTCGTTCATGGCCCTCATGGTTCCCGGTGTGGCCCTGTGGTCGTCGCGCTTTCTCGTCTACCACCGCCTGGGCATCGGCGGCACGCTGGCGGCGCTCATCGCCCCGGCTCTGATGGGCAGCAGCCCCTTCTTCGTGCTCATGTTCTACCGCGCCTTTCGCCGCATCCCCTCGGCCGTCTATGACGCGGCCCGGCTCGACGGCGCGGGCGTCCTGGCGACCTGGGGGCGCGTCGCCCTGCCCATCGCCCGCCCCACGGCCGTGGCCGTGGCCGTGCTGACCTTCATCCTCTACTGGGGCGATTTCCTCTCGCCGCTGCTCTATCTCGACGACGCCCGCCGCTACACCCTGCCCGTCGGCCTGCAACTGTTGGAGCAGCTGGGCCGCTCCGACTACCCCCTGCTCATGGCCGGGGCGGTCTGGGCCACGCTGGCCCCGTTGGCGCTGGTAGTGGTCGCCGCCCTGGCCGTAGCCCTCGTGGAGCGTCAGCATGTAGGGCGGGTTGGCAACCCGCCTCTTCAGCCCCCCCATACCAACCCGCTTCTTCAACCCAAGCCAAGCGACGACGCCCCCTAA
- a CDS encoding carbohydrate ABC transporter permease has protein sequence MNHDRRLRLLLLPYAVGLVLLFILPALLSFGLAFFRYDALSPPRFAGLLNFQLARTDELFGLSIANSLALVVLPAPLRVTGAFLAARLARGGRLRHLLRAAVFLPSAVPASAFALAWLWILNPLYGPLNRLLAAVALDTPGWLADGQWARPGIALALLWLVGEGFLVCLAALYDVPQELEDAAAVDGAGTWATLRHVLLPLLAPVLLLLLARDAVLLLQDTFSLTWLLTGGGPYYATYTLPQFIYEAAFDRLDFGVASAALWVLYVLTGLILAFVYVVARQWQVGLSEEEFLL, from the coding sequence ATGAACCACGACCGCCGGCTACGGCTCTTATTACTCCCCTACGCCGTCGGCCTCGTCCTCTTGTTCATCCTGCCCGCCCTGCTGTCCTTCGGCCTGGCCTTCTTCCGCTACGACGCCCTCAGCCCGCCGCGCTTCGCCGGGCTACTCAACTTCCAGTTGGCCCGCACCGACGAACTGTTCGGCCTCAGCATCGCCAACTCGCTGGCCCTGGTCGTCCTGCCCGCGCCGTTGCGCGTGACCGGGGCGTTTCTGGCGGCGCGATTGGCCCGCGGCGGCCGTCTGCGCCATCTGTTGCGGGCGGCCGTCTTTCTGCCGTCGGCCGTGCCCGCCTCGGCCTTCGCCCTGGCCTGGCTGTGGATCCTCAACCCGCTGTATGGCCCGCTCAACCGGCTGCTGGCCGCCGTGGCCCTGGACACGCCGGGCTGGCTGGCCGATGGGCAATGGGCGCGGCCGGGCATCGCCTTGGCCCTGCTGTGGCTGGTGGGCGAGGGCTTCCTGGTCTGCCTGGCCGCCCTCTACGACGTGCCCCAGGAGTTGGAAGACGCCGCGGCCGTCGATGGGGCCGGGACGTGGGCCACGCTGCGCCACGTCCTGCTGCCGCTGCTGGCCCCGGTCTTGCTGCTGCTGCTGGCCCGCGACGCCGTGCTGCTGCTGCAAGACACCTTCAGTCTGACCTGGCTGCTGACCGGCGGCGGCCCTTATTACGCCACCTACACCCTGCCCCAATTCATCTACGAGGCCGCCTTCGACCGGCTCGACTTCGGCGTGGCCTCGGCCGCGCTGTGGGTGCTCTACGTGCTGACCGGCCTCATCCTGGCCTTCGTCTACGTTGTCGCCCGGCAGTGGCAGGTTGGCCTGAGTGAAGAGGAGTTCTTGCTCTGA
- a CDS encoding 2-phosphosulfolactate phosphatase, with product MYTDQTFDDVRCEWGERGVAALAPASDVIIIVDVLSFSTCVAVATGRGAVVYPFAGEGAAAFTQAHDALLAAPGRPREGYSLSPHSLLTLPDGARLVLPSPNGATVTLAARRAAPNAVILAGCLRNAAAVAGAAAGLGRRVAVIAAGERWPGDGSLRPAVEDVAGAGAIIAQLPGTRSVEAQAAVAVFEAARGDLPGFLRRAGSGRELIERGFAEDLALAAELNADACAPRLMADGAYAWRR from the coding sequence ATGTATACCGATCAGACTTTCGATGATGTCCGCTGCGAATGGGGCGAGCGGGGTGTGGCGGCGCTGGCTCCGGCGAGTGACGTCATCATCATCGTGGACGTGTTGTCCTTCTCGACCTGCGTGGCCGTGGCGACGGGGCGGGGGGCCGTGGTCTACCCATTCGCCGGGGAGGGGGCGGCCGCCTTCACCCAGGCCCACGACGCCCTCCTGGCCGCGCCGGGCCGCCCGCGTGAGGGCTATTCCCTCTCGCCCCACTCGCTGCTGACGCTGCCGGACGGGGCGCGGCTGGTCTTGCCCTCGCCCAACGGCGCCACGGTGACGCTGGCCGCGCGCCGGGCCGCGCCGAATGCGGTGATTCTGGCCGGCTGTCTGCGCAACGCGGCGGCCGTGGCCGGGGCGGCGGCGGGGCTGGGCCGGCGGGTGGCCGTGATCGCCGCCGGCGAGCGCTGGCCGGGTGACGGCTCGTTGCGCCCGGCGGTCGAAGATGTGGCCGGCGCGGGGGCGATCATCGCCCAACTGCCGGGAACGCGGTCGGTGGAGGCCCAGGCGGCCGTGGCCGTCTTCGAGGCGGCGCGGGGCGACCTGCCGGGATTCTTGCGGCGGGCGGGGTCGGGACGGGAGTTGATCGAACGCGGCTTTGCCGAGGACTTAGCCCTGGCCGCCGAACTGAATGCCGACGCGTGCGCGCCGCGCCTGATGGCGGATGGCGCTTACGCCTGGAGGAGATAA
- a CDS encoding DinB family protein — MSDPLRQAKIESYGQAHGRLENALRAFPPGMWTYRPDASDWTIHEIIIHIADSEVNSYVRCRRLIAEPGSEVLGYDEAGWARRLDYHRQDTAMALELFRLLRRGSYELIRDLPDGVWAHTVVHSDSGRMTFDDWLDTYERHVPEHIAQMRAIYETWRLEQEGS; from the coding sequence ATGAGTGACCCATTGCGACAGGCCAAAATCGAATCCTACGGCCAAGCCCATGGGCGACTGGAGAATGCCCTGCGCGCCTTCCCGCCGGGGATGTGGACTTACCGGCCGGACGCCAGCGACTGGACGATCCATGAGATCATCATCCACATCGCCGACAGCGAGGTGAACAGCTACGTGCGCTGCCGCCGCCTCATCGCCGAACCGGGCAGCGAGGTGCTGGGCTACGACGAGGCGGGCTGGGCGCGGCGGCTGGATTATCATCGGCAGGACACGGCCATGGCCCTGGAACTGTTTCGCCTATTGCGCCGCGGTTCCTATGAATTGATCCGCGACCTGCCGGACGGGGTGTGGGCGCACACGGTCGTCCATTCCGACAGCGGCCGGATGACCTTCGACGATTGGCTCGACACCTACGAGCGCCACGTGCCGGAGCACATCGCCCAGATGCGGGCTATCTATGAGACGTGGCGGCTGGAGCAGGAAGGCTCGTGA
- a CDS encoding GNAT family N-acetyltransferase yields the protein MTTEARLRIVRCHPSRLDALVAFVAAHNGAPEHHIGYFGLSADDVRQSILMLNLRYDRGFRLALRGNHLVGVLGVDFDREIGRAWLYGPLVIDADWAAVADALYDAARQGIPAGIVEQQLFIDAANQNGGQFAARHGFHEHGAWAIYGITPQRMDALPAAAAEPWDAAYADQLAALHDELFPGSNYTLSYMLSELAKGGILWLLTDNGRLAGYFFGRAEPESGEAYVDLLGVAADYRRQGLGRQLVLAGLSALRPMPGLRQVSLSVAAGNEAAMNLYDALGFIKERDMVAWQKRDE from the coding sequence GTGACCACGGAAGCCAGGCTACGCATCGTCCGCTGCCACCCGTCGCGCCTCGACGCGCTGGTGGCCTTCGTCGCTGCCCACAACGGCGCGCCGGAGCACCACATCGGCTACTTTGGCCTGTCGGCCGACGACGTGCGCCAGTCGATCCTGATGCTCAACCTGCGCTATGATCGCGGCTTTCGGCTGGCGTTGCGCGGCAATCACCTGGTGGGGGTACTGGGCGTCGATTTCGACCGCGAGATCGGCCGCGCCTGGCTCTATGGGCCGCTGGTCATCGATGCCGACTGGGCGGCCGTGGCCGATGCGCTCTATGACGCCGCGCGGCAGGGCATTCCGGCCGGCATCGTCGAACAGCAACTGTTTATCGACGCGGCCAATCAGAATGGCGGCCAATTCGCCGCGCGCCACGGCTTTCACGAGCACGGGGCGTGGGCCATCTATGGCATCACACCGCAGCGGATGGATGCCCTGCCGGCGGCGGCGGCCGAGCCGTGGGACGCGGCCTATGCCGATCAACTGGCCGCGCTCCACGACGAACTTTTCCCCGGCTCCAACTACACCCTGAGCTATATGTTGTCGGAATTGGCGAAGGGCGGCATTCTTTGGCTGCTGACTGACAACGGCCGGCTGGCGGGCTACTTCTTCGGCCGGGCCGAGCCGGAATCGGGCGAGGCCTACGTCGATCTGCTCGGTGTGGCCGCGGATTATCGGCGGCAAGGGCTGGGACGGCAATTGGTGTTGGCCGGGTTGAGCGCCTTGCGGCCGATGCCCGGCTTGCGGCAGGTGAGCCTGTCGGTGGCCGCCGGCAACGAGGCGGCGATGAACTTGTATGACGCGCTGGGCTTTATCAAGGAGCGCGACATGGTGGCCTGGCAGAAGCGGGATGAATAG
- a CDS encoding GNAT family N-acetyltransferase produces MDEKIPPTMELLDAADPADVEFVHNGLRGYNAQYAPSEFAHLYVFLRDEAGTLVGGLLGGTFWGWLAVDILWLDERYRGQGYGERMLAAAEAEGRRRGCAHVQLDTLSFQARPFYEKLGYRVYGELEDYPAGTGHKRYYLTKQL; encoded by the coding sequence ATGGACGAGAAGATCCCCCCGACAATGGAATTGCTGGACGCGGCCGACCCGGCCGACGTGGAGTTCGTACACAACGGCTTGCGCGGTTACAATGCCCAATACGCCCCATCGGAATTTGCCCATCTCTACGTTTTTCTGCGCGACGAGGCTGGGACGCTGGTGGGCGGTCTGCTGGGCGGCACCTTTTGGGGCTGGCTGGCGGTCGATATCCTGTGGCTCGATGAACGGTATCGCGGGCAGGGGTACGGCGAGCGTATGCTGGCGGCGGCCGAGGCCGAGGGGCGGCGGCGCGGCTGCGCCCACGTCCAACTGGACACGCTCAGCTTCCAGGCGCGGCCGTTTTATGAGAAACTTGGCTATCGTGTCTACGGTGAATTAGAAGATTATCCGGCGGGAACGGGCCATAAACGGTATTATTTGACCAAGCAGTTGTGA
- a CDS encoding MGDG synthase family glycosyltransferase, protein MTRQKILILTADAGFGHRSAANAICRALELRYGEAAHTIIVNPLDEPGAPPFMRGAENDYDKLAREWPQFYKLGYKMSDMSLTTNVTEMAYVMMMYDVIARLMKQHAPDIVVITFPTYQYPVAAHRRLTNSAIPIATIVTDLVSLQKMWFSQSVDLCLVPTAIAARLAVERGLDADLVHVTGLPVNPALADVPASKAAARRALGWPEDKFTVLAVGSKRVERLDAFVQVLNHTGFDLHLVAVAGGNETLYQSLQATEWHVPTTVYDFVRNMPDLMHAADCLISKAGGLIVTESLACGLPLILTQFIPGQETGNVRFVVEQGAGELALEPLALLETLAHWLADDRQLFHERAANARRLGKPEAAFAAADLIWQTAQAGATQRGRRFPISRDKMKALLRQFGGDRWSSPDRGLTA, encoded by the coding sequence ATGACCCGCCAAAAAATCCTGATCCTCACCGCCGACGCCGGCTTCGGCCACCGGAGCGCGGCCAACGCCATCTGCCGCGCCTTGGAGTTGCGCTATGGCGAGGCCGCCCATACGATCATCGTCAACCCGCTTGATGAGCCGGGCGCGCCGCCCTTCATGCGCGGGGCCGAGAACGACTACGACAAGCTGGCCCGTGAATGGCCGCAGTTCTATAAACTGGGCTACAAGATGTCGGACATGTCGCTGACGACCAATGTCACCGAGATGGCCTACGTGATGATGATGTACGACGTCATCGCCCGGCTGATGAAGCAGCACGCGCCCGACATCGTCGTCATCACCTTTCCCACCTACCAATACCCCGTGGCCGCCCACCGACGGCTGACCAACAGCGCCATCCCCATCGCCACCATCGTCACCGATCTGGTGTCGCTGCAAAAGATGTGGTTCAGCCAATCGGTCGATCTGTGCCTGGTGCCGACGGCGATCGCCGCCCGGCTGGCCGTGGAGCGCGGCCTCGACGCCGACCTGGTGCACGTGACCGGGCTGCCGGTGAATCCGGCGCTGGCCGACGTGCCGGCCAGCAAAGCCGCCGCCCGCCGCGCCCTGGGCTGGCCGGAAGACAAGTTCACCGTTCTGGCCGTGGGCAGCAAGCGCGTCGAGCGGCTGGACGCTTTCGTGCAGGTGCTCAATCACACCGGCTTCGATCTGCATCTGGTGGCCGTGGCCGGCGGCAACGAGACCCTCTACCAGTCGCTGCAAGCCACCGAGTGGCACGTGCCGACCACGGTCTACGACTTCGTGCGCAACATGCCCGACCTGATGCACGCCGCCGACTGCCTGATCAGCAAGGCCGGCGGGCTGATCGTCACCGAGTCGCTGGCCTGCGGCCTGCCGCTCATCCTGACCCAGTTCATCCCCGGCCAGGAGACGGGCAACGTCCGCTTCGTCGTGGAGCAGGGCGCGGGCGAGCTGGCGCTGGAGCCGCTGGCGCTGCTGGAGACCCTGGCCCATTGGTTGGCCGACGATCGCCAGCTGTTCCATGAGCGCGCCGCCAACGCCCGGCGGCTGGGCAAGCCGGAAGCCGCCTTCGCCGCCGCCGATCTCATCTGGCAGACAGCGCAGGCCGGCGCCACCCAACGCGGCCGGCGCTTCCCCATCTCGCGCGACAAGATGAAAGCGTTATTGCGCCAGTTCGGCGGCGACCGCTGGTCATCGCCGGATCGAGGGCTTACGGCGTGA